The genomic window TATTGACATCGAGGAAACTGATACGTTCCTCAAATCAGTTAAGAAACTTCGTAAGCGTTTCCAAAACATAGATGATGATTATCGTAATTTTGCTCAAAGTATTAAAGCAAAGGATGATTTAGTTAAAAAAGTTGCCCTAGGATACTAATCTTTGGGCGAGGTTGCTACTCTTTCGCATGGGGCTTCCTATGCAAGAAAGCTACTAAAATAACACAAAAGAGAGTCAAATGATAGGCATCATAGATTACAACATGGGCAACCTTCAAAGTGTGATGAATGCCTTTGAAAAATTGGGTGTCAAGGCAACCCTTATAAGTGACCCTGCTTGTGTCAAAGACTATGACAAGGTCATTTTGCCAGGTGTGGGGGCGTTTAAAGATGCCATGGAGCACCTTGAACATGCAGGCATGGATGAAGCCGTAAAAGCGTTTGCGGCTTCTGGCAAGCCACTGCTTGGCATCTGTCTTGGGATGCAACTTTTGTTCGAAAATAGCACCGAATTTGGGGAAACCAAAGGACTAGGACTCATTCCTGGCAAGGTTGAAAAATTTAATGTTAATCATTTTTCTGCACCCCTAAAAGTTCCTCACATGGGGTGGAACGCCTTACATGTAAAAGCAGCCTGTCCCCTTTTTGAGGGACTTGGAGAGCGGATGTATCTGTACTTTGTGCACAGTTTTCATGCGGTGTGTGAGGCGCAGTATGTGGTAGGGGCCACGCGCTACGGGTATGATTTTCCCAGTGCTGTGCAAAAAGAAAACGTCTTTGGTTTTCAGCCCCACCCTGAAAAATCCCACGAAAACGGGCTAAAGATTTTAAAAAACTTTGTGGAGTTGTGATGTTTAGTGGTAAAATAGATTCCACAAGAGAAGGAGTAACATATGCACTTAGCCATTAAAATTCAAAATAAAACGGTAGCACAAAAAATTTTGTGGCTATTGGAGCGTTTTAAGGAAGATGGGGTGGAGGTCGTTGAGATTGAAGAAAATCAAGAAGCCCTTGATGATGAAACGCTTCAGTATATGAAAACAGAGCAGTTTCAAAAAGATAAAGGCAAACTTCACAAAACCCTCAAAGACATCCAAGGCGGCAAATCAACACCTCTTTCCCAGAGCGAATACGATGCTAAAATACAAGCATTTGAGCTCAGGCTTGGGCAAAAATATGCAAATTGACAGAAGTGAAGAATATTTTTTTGAACTTCAGGCAATTATGGAGTATATCGCCCAAGATAGTTTTAAAAGGGCGCTTGTTTTGCGAAGTGAATTTGATGAAAAAATAGAAAATCTTCCTTTTATGCCTCTGAAAAATAGGCAGTCTGTCTATTTTAGTGATCTTTCTGTGCGAGATTTGATTCACAAAGGCTATGTGATACCTTATAAAATAGACAATAAAAATAGCATCATCACTGTTCTTGGTATTTATAAATACAAAAACAGTATAAAATAAATTTAAAAAACTTTATGGAGTTGTGATGGAGATTTTACCGGCGATTGATTTAAAAGACGGCCAAGCGGTGCGTTTAACGAAAGGTTTAATGGAGAGCGCGAAGATTTATTCAGATGCGCCTTGGGAGTTGGCGCGTGCTTTTGAGGAGATGGGCTCGGCGTGGGTGCATTTAGTGGATTTAAATGGCGCTTTTGCGGGTGAGCCAAAAAACCTAGAGCAGATTAAGCAGATTCGCAAACATTGTAATCTCAAGCTTGAACTTGGCGGCGGCATTAGAGACCTAGATACCGTAAAGCGCTATGTGGACCTTGGCATTGAGCGGATAATTTTAGGCTCCATTGCACTCAAAAAACCTGCCTTTGTGGAAGAGGCATCTAAGGTTGCCACTGTCGCAGTAGGAATTGATGCCATTGATGGATTTGTGGCCGTGGAAGGATGGGCAGAAAAGTCCACCATGCTTGCTACGGACTTAGCACGTCGGTTTGCCAATGTAGGTGTTGAAGCCATTATTTGCACAGACGTGGGAAGGGACGGAACGCTTGGCGGTGTAAATGTGCCTTTTACATTAGAAATAGCTAGAGCCAGTGGTGTCGACACTATCGCCAGTGGTGGTGTGAAGGACATGGGGGATATTGAAGCGCTTTTGAAAAGCAATGAGGTTGCCGGAGTGATTGTTGGAAAAGCGTTTTACGAGGGGACGTTGGATTTGCGCAAGGCGTTTGAATACGTTAGGGCCCAAAACCCTAAAGTAAGTTCAAAGTAAATTAGGCTAAAATGAGTCAAACTTTTACATGTAAGGATGATACGTGAAACTGCTTGTAGTCGACGATAGCTCAACCATGAGACGCATTATCA from Sulfurospirillum tamanense includes these protein-coding regions:
- the hisA gene encoding 1-(5-phosphoribosyl)-5-[(5-phosphoribosylamino)methylideneamino]imidazole-4-carboxamide isomerase — encoded protein: MEILPAIDLKDGQAVRLTKGLMESAKIYSDAPWELARAFEEMGSAWVHLVDLNGAFAGEPKNLEQIKQIRKHCNLKLELGGGIRDLDTVKRYVDLGIERIILGSIALKKPAFVEEASKVATVAVGIDAIDGFVAVEGWAEKSTMLATDLARRFANVGVEAIICTDVGRDGTLGGVNVPFTLEIARASGVDTIASGGVKDMGDIEALLKSNEVAGVIVGKAFYEGTLDLRKAFEYVRAQNPKVSSK
- the hisH gene encoding imidazole glycerol phosphate synthase subunit HisH; its protein translation is MIGIIDYNMGNLQSVMNAFEKLGVKATLISDPACVKDYDKVILPGVGAFKDAMEHLEHAGMDEAVKAFAASGKPLLGICLGMQLLFENSTEFGETKGLGLIPGKVEKFNVNHFSAPLKVPHMGWNALHVKAACPLFEGLGERMYLYFVHSFHAVCEAQYVVGATRYGYDFPSAVQKENVFGFQPHPEKSHENGLKILKNFVEL
- a CDS encoding type II toxin-antitoxin system RelE/ParE family toxin — its product is MGKNMQIDRSEEYFFELQAIMEYIAQDSFKRALVLRSEFDEKIENLPFMPLKNRQSVYFSDLSVRDLIHKGYVIPYKIDNKNSIITVLGIYKYKNSIK